Proteins encoded by one window of Cuniculiplasma divulgatum:
- a CDS encoding GNAT family N-acetyltransferase — MEENSYEIRVAVPSDAAGIIKCMQNVMSEKIYLVSEIYLYTERGQKDILRNPDDLTLVTVFNGEIVGTMNIQRGFYKKNRHTANLGIAIVSEHRGKGIGKRMIENGIKWCRENGIIKLNLEVFSSNENAISLYKKLGFTLEGQRKGQFLVENSYVDDILMTIYPMEHKE; from the coding sequence ATGGAAGAAAACTCCTATGAAATAAGAGTTGCCGTTCCGTCTGATGCAGCTGGCATCATTAAGTGCATGCAGAACGTAATGAGTGAAAAAATATACCTCGTAAGCGAGATATATCTTTACACAGAAAGAGGACAAAAGGATATATTGCGAAACCCCGATGATCTTACTCTTGTAACCGTTTTTAATGGGGAAATAGTTGGAACCATGAATATACAGAGAGGCTTTTATAAGAAAAATCGACACACGGCCAACCTTGGAATTGCGATTGTTTCTGAACATCGGGGAAAGGGGATAGGAAAAAGGATGATCGAGAATGGAATAAAGTGGTGCAGAGAGAATGGAATTATAAAGCTGAATCTGGAAGTATTTTCCTCAAATGAGAATGCAATATCACTCTATAAGAAGTTAGGATTTACTTTAGAAGGACAGAGAAAAGGGCAATTTCTGGTTGAAAATAGCTATGTTGACGACATATTAATGACCATTTATCCCATGGAGCATAAAGAATAG
- a CDS encoding replication factor C small subunit, protein MEIWIEKYRPEKVSDVAGQKETVKMLEGFIKSGEMPHLIFAGPPGVGKTTMALCLAREMLGENWRDHLLELNASNDRGIDVIKNDVKEFARNGSITDGKFKIVFFDESDQLTPEAQAALRRTMEIYYKNVRFIFSCNYSSGIIPPIQSRCVIVRFRKISLEDMVEALKKIADTEKLPVDGEILEAIFENSDGDMRKAVNILQSISFIEKPTVKDVFDVAGSIDEKEVVPLLSNMRHGNFVEASRISTGLIVDKGFSAIDIIKALHKLISREQTSPIIKRESFMALAEVELRLAQGGSDNIQLDYLVARMCKLSTENL, encoded by the coding sequence ATGGAAATCTGGATTGAGAAATACAGACCAGAAAAGGTAAGCGATGTTGCTGGTCAGAAAGAAACAGTAAAGATGCTGGAAGGTTTCATCAAGTCGGGAGAGATGCCCCATCTTATTTTTGCAGGTCCACCAGGTGTGGGAAAAACAACAATGGCTCTCTGTCTTGCAAGGGAGATGCTGGGAGAAAACTGGAGAGATCACCTGCTTGAGCTTAACGCATCTAATGATAGAGGCATTGACGTTATAAAGAATGATGTTAAGGAATTTGCAAGAAATGGATCAATAACTGATGGGAAATTCAAGATTGTTTTCTTTGACGAGTCAGATCAGTTAACGCCAGAGGCTCAGGCAGCCCTGAGAAGAACGATGGAGATATATTACAAAAATGTGAGGTTTATATTTTCATGCAATTACAGTTCTGGTATAATTCCACCCATACAATCGAGATGCGTTATTGTAAGATTTAGAAAGATATCATTAGAAGATATGGTAGAAGCCCTTAAGAAAATTGCCGACACAGAGAAACTTCCAGTAGATGGAGAGATACTTGAGGCAATTTTTGAAAATTCTGATGGCGATATGAGAAAGGCAGTAAATATTTTACAGTCCATAAGCTTTATAGAGAAACCCACAGTAAAAGATGTTTTCGATGTGGCAGGGTCAATAGATGAAAAGGAGGTTGTGCCACTTTTAAGCAACATGAGGCATGGGAATTTTGTTGAGGCTTCAAGGATTTCTACAGGTCTCATAGTGGATAAGGGATTTTCCGCCATAGATATTATAAAGGCGCTTCATAAATTAATATCAAGAGAACAAACATCACCAATAATAAAGAGAGAAAGTTTCATGGCTCTTGCAGAAGTTGAACTGAGGCTGGCTCAGGGTGGTTCTGATAATATACAGTTAGACTATCTTGTAGCAAGGATGTGCAAGCTGTCAACTGAAAATCTATGA
- a CDS encoding DEAD/DEAH box helicase: MDEDIPEFNDLRPRPYQVEAYRKALRSNLLLILPTGLGKTLVSAMLAYTYIKQNKKVIMISPTRPLVDQHFQTMTKLFEGQNIKIRSLTGHDPVDKRMSEWAEGQFIISTPQTVEKDIKREIVFMNNFYLLIVDEAHRATGNYAYVNVAKEFHNLPDRRILAMTASPGSKNEKVDEIKENLKINSVMIRTDEDPDIAPYVKGSDTEPVFIRISPEQEKCISLLRETKKDFMDQIQKKFSYVKKGASRSEMSEYIRDLSKRATSGDKSLFTSIPYFTAVIRLDVLMEYIETQGIEIGNNYLQEMESSEDKSLIRTLNLWKRNSTFQQVETLIKTASENYENPKFKKVKEMAELLIKEHPESRCLVFTHYRKTSEILLKYLEENSATIRAIRFVGQGNREGDKGMSQSSQREGIDKFKNGTYNVMLATSVAEEGLDIPSTDLVIFYEPVASEIRTIQRRGRTGRFKAGKVYILIFSGTRDQAYYYSSQRKEKVMVTRMKKDMDSKRNRKIDEY; the protein is encoded by the coding sequence ATGGACGAAGACATACCAGAATTTAACGATCTCAGGCCAAGACCATATCAGGTAGAAGCATATAGGAAAGCACTGAGATCAAATCTTTTACTGATACTCCCAACCGGACTTGGAAAAACTTTAGTTTCTGCCATGCTGGCATATACATACATTAAGCAAAACAAAAAAGTCATTATGATTTCACCCACAAGGCCACTTGTTGACCAGCATTTTCAGACTATGACGAAGCTATTTGAAGGACAGAATATCAAAATAAGAAGCCTTACGGGGCATGACCCTGTGGATAAGAGAATGAGTGAATGGGCAGAAGGACAGTTCATAATATCAACTCCTCAGACGGTGGAAAAGGACATTAAGCGTGAAATAGTTTTTATGAACAATTTTTACCTTCTCATTGTGGATGAGGCACATAGGGCAACTGGTAACTATGCCTACGTTAACGTGGCTAAGGAATTTCACAATCTACCCGACAGGAGAATCCTTGCAATGACCGCAAGTCCAGGCTCTAAAAATGAGAAAGTTGACGAGATCAAGGAGAATCTGAAAATTAATAGTGTAATGATCAGAACCGATGAAGATCCTGATATTGCTCCTTATGTTAAGGGTTCGGACACAGAACCCGTTTTCATAAGGATCAGCCCAGAACAGGAAAAGTGTATTTCACTTCTCAGGGAAACCAAGAAGGATTTTATGGACCAGATCCAGAAGAAATTCAGTTATGTTAAGAAAGGTGCATCAAGATCAGAGATGAGTGAATACATTCGTGATCTATCAAAAAGGGCAACTTCTGGAGACAAGTCATTATTTACATCCATTCCATATTTTACCGCAGTAATCAGACTTGATGTGTTGATGGAATACATAGAAACACAGGGGATAGAAATAGGAAATAATTATTTGCAGGAAATGGAAAGTTCAGAAGATAAGTCTCTGATCAGGACCCTGAACCTGTGGAAGAGAAATTCGACATTTCAGCAGGTGGAAACACTTATTAAAACAGCCTCAGAAAATTATGAAAACCCTAAATTCAAAAAAGTTAAGGAAATGGCAGAACTTCTAATAAAGGAACATCCAGAGTCAAGGTGTCTGGTATTCACACATTACAGGAAAACATCAGAAATTCTTTTGAAGTATCTGGAAGAAAATTCAGCAACCATTAGGGCAATCAGGTTTGTTGGCCAGGGAAACAGGGAAGGAGATAAGGGAATGTCTCAGAGTTCTCAGAGGGAAGGTATAGATAAATTCAAAAATGGTACCTATAATGTAATGCTTGCGACCAGTGTGGCAGAAGAAGGTCTGGATATACCGTCAACAGATCTTGTAATATTTTACGAACCAGTTGCGTCAGAAATAAGAACAATCCAGAGGAGAGGAAGAACAGGTAGGTTCAAGGCTGGAAAGGTATACATACTGATATTCAGTGGAACCAGGGATCAGGCATACTATTATTCCAGTCAAAGAAAAGAAAAGGTAATGGTAACAAGAATGAAGAAGGACATGGATTCAAAGAGAAATAGAAAAATTGACGAATATTAG
- a CDS encoding ATP-binding protein, whose translation MDKYLRCEDRNMREMGFSDLIKARKVLSRPIIELPIRNEERLFYHPEKRLKRFTGRTAIAYAIIPDAERGKFRREECSPKASSLGDYIIHKGNRNVSITGVSGQGKSYLTTHLISIFSDKEIIIFSFKPNDHELHLGIPVIDAKECLPNPFSDMNAFSEAYMTAFFGDKTSSGIQLQQTPGFLQELASDSNSWKDFMKRLKDRKRSASKNQVEALNAIEQNVKSLVIEDMGSVALDDGSVVFDFSSLPTKQAQNFYAELVLRQIYREMEERKRNDVLILIDEAHRLTKSYHTILDVMSREIRDKGMLWIITQNLIDILPEMRANFGTKFTFRLGDSDLNLLSYNPLMRYAVEVLQPRQFIDIEFPEGSSFSPVFTYVSNGSEHRDIQKVVAVVSEPGREEGAGGRGEAIDYRREALEILSDRMSYATEMGKMIAEKYGVTKDQAKLKLKSALEELKNSNEVGRVKYIRDGKPIVMYYSRSPNLSNLHTGMQSQVVGILNDLGVNINRISATGERSAFDIETDFFMVEIETGLKHSMEDLKDRIRNTNLRVIIVVPNKELMEKYTGLGENVAVATIDSIKFLLEEPQKNRGS comes from the coding sequence ATGGATAAATATTTGCGATGCGAAGACAGAAATATGCGGGAAATGGGCTTTTCCGATCTCATCAAGGCACGAAAGGTCCTATCCAGACCAATAATAGAATTGCCCATAAGGAACGAGGAAAGACTATTCTATCATCCAGAGAAAAGGCTCAAAAGGTTCACAGGTAGAACTGCAATTGCTTACGCAATAATCCCTGACGCCGAGAGAGGGAAATTCAGGAGAGAAGAATGCTCTCCAAAGGCGTCTTCCCTCGGGGACTATATCATCCACAAAGGCAACAGGAATGTGTCAATAACGGGAGTATCAGGACAGGGCAAGAGCTATCTGACCACTCACCTAATATCGATATTCAGCGACAAGGAGATAATCATTTTCTCATTCAAGCCAAACGACCACGAATTGCACCTTGGAATTCCGGTCATAGATGCAAAGGAGTGTCTACCCAACCCATTCAGCGATATGAACGCCTTTTCTGAGGCATACATGACCGCATTCTTTGGTGACAAGACCTCATCCGGAATACAGCTTCAGCAGACTCCAGGATTCCTGCAGGAGCTTGCTTCCGATAGCAACAGCTGGAAGGATTTCATGAAGAGGCTGAAAGATAGGAAGAGATCTGCATCCAAGAACCAGGTGGAGGCACTGAACGCCATAGAACAGAACGTGAAGAGCCTGGTTATCGAGGATATGGGAAGCGTAGCTCTTGATGATGGAAGTGTTGTTTTCGACTTCTCATCCTTACCGACAAAGCAGGCTCAGAACTTCTATGCCGAGCTTGTGCTGAGGCAGATATACAGGGAAATGGAAGAGCGCAAGAGGAATGATGTTCTTATCCTGATCGATGAAGCCCATCGCCTGACCAAGTCATATCATACAATCCTTGATGTCATGTCCCGCGAGATAAGAGACAAGGGGATGCTCTGGATCATCACACAGAACCTTATCGACATACTGCCTGAGATGAGGGCAAACTTCGGCACGAAATTTACATTCAGGCTGGGAGACTCCGATCTCAACCTTCTGTCATATAACCCGCTCATGAGATACGCCGTCGAGGTGCTGCAGCCAAGACAGTTCATTGACATAGAATTTCCTGAAGGGTCATCATTCTCGCCTGTGTTCACGTACGTTTCCAATGGTTCGGAGCACAGAGATATACAGAAGGTCGTAGCGGTGGTATCAGAGCCAGGAAGGGAAGAGGGAGCCGGAGGGAGAGGAGAGGCTATCGACTACAGGAGGGAGGCCCTGGAGATACTCAGCGACAGGATGTCCTATGCGACGGAGATGGGAAAGATGATCGCCGAGAAGTACGGCGTCACGAAGGACCAGGCAAAGCTCAAGCTGAAATCCGCTCTTGAAGAACTTAAGAACAGCAACGAGGTCGGCAGGGTAAAATACATCAGGGACGGAAAGCCAATAGTGATGTACTATTCTAGGAGCCCGAACCTCTCCAACCTACATACGGGGATGCAGAGTCAGGTCGTTGGGATACTGAACGATTTGGGCGTCAACATAAACAGGATATCCGCCACAGGTGAAAGAAGCGCATTTGACATTGAAACCGACTTCTTCATGGTAGAAATCGAGACTGGCCTGAAACACAGCATGGAAGACCTGAAAGATAGGATTCGCAACACAAATCTGAGAGTAATAATTGTGGTTCCAAACAAAGAGCTAATGGAGAAATATACAGGATTAGGAGAGAACGTCGCTGTTGCTACCATAGACTCCATCAAGTTCCTTCTTGAGGAGCCTCAAAAGAATAGAGGCTCATAA
- the purN gene encoding phosphoribosylglycinamide formyltransferase produces the protein MKGKSIIVFASGSGTTFSAILEYSHRKDSSFNVASLVSDRMKSGAVSIAKNNGVEIIEYNSETPRILKKKKPDMIVLAGFLRIIEPSLLAAFPDRIVNIHPSLLPSFGGKGFYGIKVHRAAIDYGVQYSGFTIHIVNSEVDRGPVIFQYAVPVLAEDSPESLQERIHKYELQYYPAVIQSMLKNNFKIEKNRFLLNLY, from the coding sequence ATGAAAGGAAAATCCATAATAGTTTTTGCCTCTGGCTCCGGTACAACATTCAGTGCAATACTAGAATATTCACACAGAAAGGATTCATCTTTCAATGTGGCAAGCCTTGTTTCTGACAGAATGAAATCAGGGGCTGTAAGTATAGCCAAAAACAATGGTGTGGAAATCATAGAATATAACTCAGAAACTCCAAGGATTCTTAAAAAGAAGAAACCAGACATGATAGTCCTTGCAGGATTCCTTAGGATAATAGAACCATCTCTTCTGGCGGCATTTCCAGATCGAATTGTAAACATCCATCCTTCTCTTCTTCCATCATTTGGAGGAAAGGGTTTCTATGGAATCAAAGTGCATAGAGCAGCCATTGATTATGGGGTACAGTACAGCGGCTTCACAATCCACATTGTGAACAGCGAAGTTGATCGTGGACCAGTAATTTTTCAGTATGCTGTTCCTGTTCTTGCAGAAGATTCCCCTGAATCTTTACAGGAAAGAATTCATAAATACGAACTACAATACTATCCAGCAGTAATCCAAAGTATGCTCAAAAATAACTTCAAAATAGAGAAAAATAGATTTTTACTGAACCTGTATTGA
- a CDS encoding helix-turn-helix domain-containing protein, which yields MLLSTPIDYRLPEDKNAEMVLRTIQDRERSFERTYTTDLYMMFSDKMEDEITSTNELKHEWIDKAIKRLKKRNFIDRIQDEKDRRRVELRTRSEEIYTHMIKRDPMLFWKLIEKGHFYFIVRFRNSGGNVICPECGRRRPLIADITGNRAARYVVNDDLHIDVTIRHLAIRFDCGCGYSYSDEVDMFDPLTVEDFSRLHDAADNRRNPV from the coding sequence GTGCTTCTTTCTACGCCCATAGATTACCGCCTTCCCGAAGATAAGAATGCGGAGATGGTGCTGAGGACCATTCAGGACAGAGAAAGAAGTTTTGAGAGGACTTACACCACAGACTTATACATGATGTTTTCAGACAAAATGGAGGATGAGATTACTTCCACCAACGAGCTCAAGCACGAGTGGATCGATAAAGCCATTAAAAGGCTCAAAAAGAGAAACTTCATCGACAGAATTCAGGATGAAAAAGATAGGCGAAGGGTAGAGCTCAGAACCAGGTCCGAGGAAATATACACCCATATGATCAAAAGGGACCCCATGCTCTTCTGGAAGCTGATAGAGAAGGGTCACTTTTATTTCATAGTCAGGTTCAGGAATTCCGGTGGCAATGTGATATGCCCGGAATGCGGCCGCCGCAGGCCTCTTATTGCCGATATAACCGGCAACAGGGCCGCAAGATACGTGGTGAATGACGATCTGCACATAGATGTAACAATCAGGCACCTTGCCATCAGATTCGACTGCGGATGCGGATATTCCTACTCGGATGAGGTTGATATGTTCGATCCTCTGACCGTGGAGGACTTTTCCAGACTTCATGATGCCGCAGACAACCGTCGTAATCCAGTGTAA
- a CDS encoding RtcB family protein, translating into MGLKVSREKDFSYLIKDGHSIARVIGTENIINQAMGTEAITQLLNMAELPGKIGIPIGLPDIHQGYGFPIGSVIAFDSDNGIVSPGGVGYDINCGVALMNTGMDKKTCRLHIKDILKEIFNQVPVGMARSRNKLSRRDIEAITSEGIQWLYFRDMATEDDINKTDYNGSIFGAEPANISEKAYSRGMNFFGTLGSGNHFIELQFADQIINSEISEEFGIHKDMVYVMIHTGSRGLGHQVATDYIQKIRDLDHNKRLKDAQLSYMELSSRDAERYISAMNGAANYGFANRQMIISLIRNALKKVMGNEFVEDESELVYNISHNIAAFEENDIEGRRQKVLVHRKGATRALPPESTSGYYAGIGHPVIVPGSMGTASYVLRGVGGNSKISFSTSCHGAGRVLGRKMAKEKLSPELIEKELEALKIEMKFASTSALTEEAPESYKNIDEIYNSIVGGKIAEGIARLKPIGVIKG; encoded by the coding sequence ATGGGACTGAAAGTTAGTAGAGAAAAAGATTTTTCCTATTTAATAAAAGATGGTCATTCAATCGCCAGAGTCATAGGTACAGAGAATATAATAAATCAGGCAATGGGAACTGAAGCTATTACACAGCTCCTCAACATGGCAGAACTTCCAGGAAAGATTGGTATACCTATTGGTCTTCCTGACATTCACCAGGGATATGGGTTCCCAATCGGGTCTGTTATTGCATTTGATTCTGATAACGGGATCGTATCTCCAGGCGGGGTAGGTTACGACATCAACTGTGGGGTTGCATTGATGAATACCGGGATGGACAAAAAGACATGTAGATTGCATATTAAGGATATATTAAAAGAAATATTCAACCAGGTACCTGTAGGTATGGCCAGAAGCAGAAATAAATTATCTAGGAGAGATATTGAAGCTATAACTTCTGAAGGGATTCAGTGGTTATATTTCAGGGACATGGCAACAGAGGACGATATAAATAAGACAGATTATAATGGATCTATATTTGGCGCAGAACCAGCGAACATTTCGGAAAAAGCTTATTCACGGGGAATGAACTTTTTTGGAACACTCGGATCCGGAAACCATTTCATTGAATTACAATTCGCAGATCAGATCATTAACAGTGAAATTTCAGAAGAATTTGGAATTCATAAGGACATGGTATATGTAATGATTCATACCGGTTCAAGAGGTCTTGGACATCAGGTGGCAACAGATTATATTCAGAAAATCAGGGATCTGGATCACAACAAACGTCTGAAGGACGCCCAGCTATCATATATGGAATTGAGCAGCAGGGATGCTGAAAGATACATTTCCGCCATGAATGGGGCTGCGAACTATGGATTCGCAAACAGGCAAATGATCATAAGTCTAATTAGAAATGCACTAAAAAAAGTGATGGGGAATGAGTTCGTGGAAGATGAGTCAGAACTGGTTTACAATATATCACATAATATTGCAGCTTTCGAGGAGAATGATATCGAAGGGAGGAGACAAAAGGTTCTTGTTCATAGAAAGGGTGCTACAAGAGCACTCCCTCCAGAATCTACATCCGGTTATTATGCTGGAATAGGACATCCTGTAATTGTTCCAGGAAGTATGGGGACAGCCTCATATGTACTGAGAGGAGTAGGAGGAAACAGCAAGATTTCATTCTCAACCAGCTGCCATGGTGCAGGGAGAGTTCTGGGAAGGAAGATGGCCAAAGAAAAACTATCTCCAGAATTAATTGAAAAAGAGCTTGAAGCATTGAAGATTGAAATGAAGTTTGCAAGTACTTCGGCGCTCACTGAAGAGGCACCAGAGAGTTACAAAAATATAGATGAGATATATAATTCCATAGTAGGTGGAAAAATTGCAGAGGGAATCGCAAGACTGAAACCGATTGGGGTTATAAAGGGGTGA
- a CDS encoding amidohydrolase family protein — protein sequence MTEYRGTFYLNGEYKKGIYYTDEKIFEENENIKEEAFYITKPINAHTHIGDSFIKDEPTGSLEEVVGPGGFKIKNLKNAGNPKIIKEMKNTISYMKNIGTGSFFDYREAGSKSIETLRAIREAEPNAITLGRPENIEDLETIKDIIQGVGFSAVSDDDNDLIISIGKKAKKMGLIVSIHFSENRQEPIGPLYDLKPDLLIHCTALKKDQLIPLKEITDNIAITPRSNYFFNIRPDYSVFVESGFKLMLGTDNVMTVNPSIFEEMDFLYRIQKNTSRISHEDIMKMAFENPYNFLKQMNIKIQKKWLKFSGKIPTPYQIVTKFHLMNPVETTEIEL from the coding sequence ATGACAGAATACAGAGGAACTTTCTATTTAAACGGAGAATATAAGAAAGGCATTTATTATACCGACGAAAAGATATTTGAGGAGAACGAAAATATAAAGGAAGAAGCTTTCTATATTACAAAACCAATTAATGCCCATACGCACATTGGAGACTCATTCATCAAGGACGAACCAACCGGATCGCTCGAAGAAGTAGTTGGCCCAGGTGGGTTCAAGATTAAAAATCTAAAAAATGCTGGCAACCCAAAAATAATAAAGGAGATGAAAAACACCATTTCATATATGAAGAATATTGGAACAGGCAGTTTTTTTGACTACAGAGAAGCTGGATCAAAATCTATTGAAACATTAAGGGCAATAAGGGAGGCTGAGCCAAACGCTATAACGCTTGGAAGACCAGAAAATATTGAAGATCTTGAAACAATCAAGGATATAATACAGGGAGTTGGGTTTAGTGCAGTTTCTGATGATGATAATGATTTAATTATATCAATAGGGAAAAAAGCAAAGAAAATGGGGCTCATAGTGTCAATTCATTTTAGTGAAAATAGGCAGGAACCCATAGGGCCATTATATGATCTCAAACCGGACCTTCTGATTCACTGTACAGCCCTGAAAAAAGATCAGCTTATTCCACTGAAAGAAATCACTGATAATATTGCAATAACACCAAGGTCAAATTATTTTTTTAATATAAGACCGGATTACAGTGTCTTTGTTGAAAGTGGCTTTAAACTCATGCTTGGCACTGATAATGTAATGACTGTCAATCCAAGTATCTTTGAAGAAATGGATTTCCTTTATAGAATACAAAAAAATACCAGCAGAATCTCGCATGAAGACATAATGAAAATGGCGTTTGAGAACCCATATAACTTCCTCAAGCAAATGAACATAAAAATTCAAAAGAAATGGCTTAAGTTCAGTGGAAAAATTCCAACGCCATATCAGATAGTAACCAAGTTTCATCTTATGAATCCTGTAGAAACTACGGAAATAGAACTTTAA
- a CDS encoding CPBP family glutamic-type intramembrane protease — translation MRSFGKSDILFLIFFADMTVLMLYGMSELLSYTYIHGGMVASSITLKNMFVYFYYPPKNILSLYLPIPFFAGIGVLFALYLYIFYYNYRTTANHRGKNPLDSPIGYIAGIGSLIYFLSIVLVLFQDALGAPISAKGITEIENTEPVFFYFQLIYAPFVEELEFRILPIGIYLAIRYYLQKRDYKIWEVFLVPGKLMKKFHRKLDLYDWIMIFGTSILFGYAHYAYGDWSLSKIPQAALGGFAFAIGFMIFGPFVDIPMHFLFDGTFTVDILPYGSAALSPIIIGIVLVFICAIITIILIIIRYTKNKMEGNEEPSIQVQ, via the coding sequence ATGAGGTCGTTCGGAAAGTCAGATATATTATTTCTGATATTTTTTGCAGACATGACCGTGCTTATGTTATATGGAATGAGTGAACTTCTCAGTTACACATATATACACGGTGGGATGGTAGCATCATCCATAACCTTGAAGAATATGTTTGTCTACTTTTACTATCCACCGAAGAATATTCTCTCCCTGTATCTCCCTATTCCATTCTTTGCTGGTATTGGTGTCCTTTTTGCACTATACCTGTATATTTTCTACTATAATTACAGGACTACCGCAAATCATAGAGGTAAAAATCCCCTTGATTCTCCAATTGGTTATATAGCTGGCATTGGCTCACTCATATACTTTTTATCTATAGTTCTGGTTCTGTTTCAGGATGCTTTGGGAGCCCCAATCAGTGCAAAGGGGATCACTGAAATTGAGAATACAGAACCCGTCTTCTTTTATTTTCAACTAATTTATGCTCCTTTTGTGGAAGAACTTGAATTCAGGATTCTTCCTATTGGTATCTATCTGGCAATAAGATATTATCTGCAGAAAAGAGATTACAAAATCTGGGAGGTATTTCTTGTTCCGGGGAAACTGATGAAGAAATTCCATAGAAAACTTGACCTGTACGACTGGATAATGATTTTTGGAACCAGCATTCTATTCGGATATGCCCATTATGCATATGGAGACTGGAGTCTTTCTAAAATACCTCAGGCTGCTCTTGGTGGATTTGCCTTTGCTATTGGATTCATGATCTTTGGTCCATTTGTGGACATTCCAATGCATTTCTTATTCGACGGTACATTTACAGTTGATATACTGCCATATGGAAGTGCAGCCCTGTCTCCAATAATAATCGGGATAGTACTGGTTTTCATATGTGCAATCATCACCATAATTCTCATAATTATCAGGTATACAAAGAATAAAATGGAAGGAAATGAGGAACCTTCAATACAGGTTCAGTAA
- a CDS encoding site-specific integrase translates to MTMQPKYQELLLDDDVRRWYENLRAKSVLTATVALRNLGHYCELTHTNPKGILNKASASEKDFRYEFTDFVRRMEKEGKAGSYIARFKKVIISWLKFNGIGLQLTVNISGENETPTIVNERVPSKEELGRILRKATSRGRVAIAIIAFSGLRPESLGDYEGTDGLKLGDIKELRISDEIQFEKTPAMIVVKNKLSKARHQYFSFIGEEGATYIKEYLEERRKLGEELTYESPLLQFDVRGVKKNAFLRTTLVTRDIREAIENSGLKMRPYVLRAYFSTALDIAEAKGLISHPWRQFIMGHKGDIEARYSTNKRLLPPDVIEEMREAYRKSTKFLETRYSELEEDKARLYLQQQLLSAVGYKPEEIDKMDLTDISSDDFQKLLRDKVAGAMASNGSKQRLVPMNEIEKLLSEGYEFQAVLPNGKAIMKMPF, encoded by the coding sequence ATGACCATGCAGCCGAAGTACCAGGAACTGCTTCTTGATGATGATGTGAGAAGGTGGTACGAGAACCTCAGGGCAAAGTCGGTTCTTACTGCGACAGTTGCATTGAGGAATCTGGGCCACTATTGTGAGCTTACCCACACAAATCCAAAGGGCATATTGAATAAAGCAAGCGCCAGCGAGAAGGATTTCAGGTACGAATTCACGGATTTTGTCAGGAGGATGGAAAAGGAAGGCAAGGCAGGATCATACATAGCGAGATTCAAGAAGGTCATTATCTCTTGGCTGAAGTTTAACGGTATTGGTTTGCAGTTAACCGTTAACATATCCGGGGAAAACGAAACACCGACAATCGTTAACGAGAGAGTTCCAAGCAAGGAAGAACTGGGTAGAATACTCAGGAAAGCCACATCAAGAGGGAGAGTTGCCATAGCCATTATAGCGTTTTCAGGCCTCAGACCGGAATCCCTGGGAGATTACGAAGGCACAGACGGATTGAAACTTGGCGACATCAAAGAATTACGTATATCTGATGAAATACAGTTCGAAAAGACTCCTGCAATGATTGTGGTGAAGAACAAGCTGAGCAAGGCAAGGCATCAGTACTTCAGCTTCATCGGAGAAGAAGGCGCAACCTACATAAAGGAATATCTTGAGGAGAGAAGGAAGCTGGGCGAGGAGCTGACCTACGAGTCTCCATTGTTGCAGTTCGATGTCAGAGGAGTTAAGAAGAACGCATTCCTGAGAACCACTCTTGTTACCAGGGATATAAGGGAAGCAATAGAAAACTCAGGCCTGAAGATGCGTCCATATGTCCTGAGAGCGTATTTCTCAACGGCATTGGATATTGCAGAGGCAAAGGGCCTGATATCCCATCCATGGAGACAGTTCATCATGGGCCACAAGGGAGACATAGAAGCCCGATACTCTACGAACAAACGGCTACTACCTCCTGATGTAATTGAGGAGATGAGGGAGGCATACAGGAAGAGCACGAAATTCCTTGAGACCAGATACAGCGAGCTTGAGGAGGACAAGGCCCGGTTGTATCTGCAGCAGCAACTCCTATCAGCAGTTGGCTACAAACCGGAGGAGATTGACAAAATGGATCTCACCGACATAAGCAGCGACGACTTCCAGAAGCTACTCAGGGACAAGGTCGCGGGAGCCATGGCCAGCAACGGCTCGAAACAGAGGCTTGTTCCAATGAATGAGATAGAGAAGCTCCTGAGCGAAGGATACGAGTTCCAGGCAGTTCTGCCCAACGGAAAGGCTATAATGAAAATGCCGTTTTAG